The Lacrimispora xylanolytica genome has a segment encoding these proteins:
- a CDS encoding MarR family winged helix-turn-helix transcriptional regulator, whose product MIDKKTLVVNDFIRLTERVANGKMNVLNFGSEDMTFYRGEIHMIKMVGDYPGIFISEMARNFSITRAVVAKTIHKLEERGLIQKVEDENDKKRLCLYLTDKGKEAYQLHQEYHKKYDSPLFDYLDSLNSDELELIQTFLKHANDLVGHHF is encoded by the coding sequence ATGATTGATAAAAAAACTTTGGTGGTCAATGATTTTATCCGTTTGACGGAGCGGGTCGCCAATGGAAAAATGAATGTTTTAAATTTCGGGTCAGAGGATATGACCTTTTACCGGGGAGAAATTCATATGATTAAGATGGTGGGAGATTATCCTGGTATCTTCATTTCAGAAATGGCCAGAAATTTCAGTATAACCCGGGCAGTGGTAGCCAAGACCATTCATAAGCTGGAAGAAAGAGGTCTGATTCAAAAAGTAGAAGATGAAAACGATAAAAAAAGACTTTGCCTCTATTTAACAGACAAAGGAAAAGAAGCGTATCAGCTCCATCAGGAGTATCACAAAAAGTATGACAGCCCATTGTTTGATTACCTTGACAGCTTAAATTCAGATGAACTGGAACTGATACAAACGTTTTTAAAACATGCCAATGATTTAGTGGGTCATCATTTCTAA
- a CDS encoding methyltransferase, with the protein MVKPQLNPGQYYKLLHQKRVTELFLSGLRLHIFTELEGWETPASVAARTGLNERNVSLFLNALASIGMLEKDGTRFCNTPESNEFLNETSPLYLGECLLFRENMMSLHSIDEKVKNGPDIQTLHQNIGAEVYDFCEMAKVTVPEMYTGRVQSLLAAVKELFIDRQPGKILDLGGGSGVFAMELVAAFPESKGVVFEHPKVTALPRRLITERGLSSRIEVMEGDFNKDGIGEDYDLIIASGVLDFAKDYLDSFLEKLKHALSANGYLYIVTHEVSEDYQNPPESILGWLSSHLDGLDLLLTKNTIEQALMKHGFHCMEKRDVGGMFKGLPGKFYQVIKEEEHQDD; encoded by the coding sequence ATGGTGAAACCACAATTAAATCCCGGTCAATATTACAAATTGCTTCATCAAAAAAGAGTCACAGAGCTTTTTTTATCTGGTCTGCGCCTTCACATATTTACAGAATTAGAAGGATGGGAAACTCCAGCTTCCGTGGCAGCGAGAACAGGCCTTAACGAGCGCAATGTCTCCCTGTTCTTGAATGCCCTTGCCAGCATCGGAATGCTCGAAAAGGATGGGACACGCTTTTGCAATACCCCAGAGAGCAATGAATTTCTAAATGAAACCAGTCCCCTTTATCTGGGGGAATGCCTCTTGTTCCGGGAGAATATGATGTCACTTCATAGTATTGACGAAAAGGTAAAAAACGGTCCTGACATCCAGACACTTCATCAAAATATTGGTGCGGAGGTATACGATTTTTGCGAAATGGCAAAGGTGACAGTTCCTGAGATGTACACCGGCAGAGTCCAGTCTCTCCTTGCCGCAGTGAAAGAATTGTTCATAGACCGGCAGCCAGGTAAGATTCTTGATTTGGGAGGCGGAAGCGGAGTATTTGCAATGGAACTGGTTGCTGCATTTCCGGAGAGCAAAGGCGTGGTATTTGAACACCCCAAGGTGACAGCTTTACCCAGACGTCTCATAACGGAGCGGGGCCTAAGCTCCCGGATTGAAGTCATGGAGGGGGATTTTAATAAGGATGGAATTGGTGAAGACTATGATTTAATTATAGCATCCGGTGTACTGGATTTTGCAAAGGATTATCTGGATTCTTTTCTTGAAAAATTAAAACATGCGCTTTCGGCCAATGGCTACTTATATATCGTCACCCATGAGGTGAGTGAAGATTATCAAAATCCGCCAGAAAGCATCCTTGGATGGCTGTCCAGTCATTTAGATGGTCTTGATCTTCTTTTGACAAAGAATACCATAGAACAGGCCCTTATGAAGCATGGCTTCCATTGCATGGAAAAGCGGGATGTCGGTGGTATGTTTAAAGGCTTGCCGGGGAAGTTCTATCAGGTAATAAAGGAAGAGGAACACCAGGATGATTGA
- a CDS encoding flavodoxin family protein has product MKALVVYFSFEGNTKLVAEKISEAIKGDLVELKTSKVYPKEGVGKFFWGGKSVLFGEEPELINPPIDMGQYDTVIIGTPVWAGSFAPPIKSLISQYHIAGKRIGIFACHGGGGAAKCFDKLKKALPGNEFLGQIDFVEPKRKSEENCRKAFTWASGFSSL; this is encoded by the coding sequence ATGAAAGCTCTGGTGGTGTATTTTTCATTTGAAGGCAATACGAAATTAGTTGCTGAAAAGATTTCTGAAGCAATCAAAGGCGATCTGGTAGAACTAAAGACCAGCAAGGTATATCCAAAGGAAGGCGTGGGGAAATTCTTTTGGGGTGGAAAAAGTGTTCTTTTCGGGGAAGAACCGGAGCTGATAAACCCACCTATTGATATGGGTCAGTATGATACCGTTATCATCGGCACCCCAGTTTGGGCAGGATCATTTGCACCGCCTATTAAAAGTCTGATCAGCCAATATCATATAGCAGGAAAGAGGATCGGAATATTTGCCTGCCATGGCGGGGGAGGCGCTGCAAAATGCTTTGATAAGCTAAAGAAAGCCCTTCCTGGAAATGAGTTCCTCGGTCAAATAGATTTTGTGGAGCCGAAGAGAAAGTCTGAGGAAAACTGCCGGAAAGCATTCACATGGGCCAGCGGTTTTAGCTCCTTATAA
- a CDS encoding 4Fe-4S binding protein, translating into MRQRIRKGILAFSMLMFPLTFFLLSPYVIILSASTGVINGSAMVFGSLFLFSFLFSRIYCGWLCPGGAVQDMISGANKRNWNSKGKNVSKYIIWAVWFSLILLLWMKHLPLKGDFLFLYKFDGHYIMIYTIVMTIIYLFAISTGRRGMCHSLCWMAPFMVIGETVSDFLHIPRFRLKPKPDACVSCGKCTKECPMGLDISRMVKSGNTDSTECISCLACVDICPKHAIGFGISQKRSHSLEQETILRKKEN; encoded by the coding sequence ATGAGACAAAGAATCCGTAAAGGCATACTTGCATTTTCCATGTTAATGTTTCCCCTTACCTTTTTCCTGTTATCACCCTATGTCATTATTTTGTCTGCCTCCACAGGGGTAATCAATGGCAGTGCCATGGTTTTTGGTTCCCTTTTTCTGTTCTCTTTTTTATTCAGCCGCATCTATTGTGGCTGGCTCTGCCCTGGCGGAGCAGTCCAGGATATGATCTCTGGAGCTAACAAAAGAAACTGGAATAGCAAAGGGAAAAACGTATCAAAATATATTATCTGGGCGGTATGGTTTTCACTCATTCTATTACTCTGGATGAAACATCTTCCCTTAAAGGGAGATTTTCTGTTCTTATATAAGTTCGATGGGCATTATATCATGATATATACCATTGTTATGACGATTATTTACCTGTTTGCAATTAGTACGGGACGGCGGGGAATGTGCCACAGTCTTTGCTGGATGGCTCCATTTATGGTGATAGGAGAAACCGTATCCGATTTTCTCCACATCCCAAGGTTTCGGCTAAAACCAAAGCCCGATGCTTGTGTTTCCTGCGGAAAGTGTACAAAAGAATGTCCTATGGGATTAGACATTTCCCGGATGGTAAAGTCCGGGAACACGGATTCCACGGAGTGCATTAGTTGTCTGGCATGTGTTGATATCTGTCCGAAGCATGCCATCGGTTTTGGAATTTCTCAAAAGAGAAGCCATTCGTTAGAACAAGAAACCATTCTTAGAAAGAAGGAGAATTAG
- a CDS encoding PadR family transcriptional regulator yields MRENTGKSKYVMLGMLARMPLTGYMIKKWLENEYSHFWQESYGQIYPTLKKLVEEGLAVSSESSERRNGRGQILYTITDAGKKELSDWLSKEPEIEKLRYEILLKISFGDNTTKDVLLGHLDEFIQRNEKLIKDMNGYIEEIEGASGLDFDCSYSKLTALCGIHIYTAMKAWAIEAKDIIAAKGEKDHETKNP; encoded by the coding sequence ATGAGAGAAAACACAGGAAAATCCAAATATGTAATGCTGGGAATGCTTGCCCGCATGCCTTTGACAGGTTATATGATTAAGAAATGGCTGGAGAATGAGTACAGTCATTTCTGGCAGGAAAGCTATGGGCAGATTTACCCCACCCTTAAAAAGCTTGTGGAAGAGGGGCTTGCAGTCAGCTCTGAAAGTTCAGAACGGAGAAACGGCAGAGGCCAGATTTTATATACCATTACAGACGCGGGTAAAAAAGAGCTTTCTGACTGGCTTTCAAAAGAGCCCGAGATCGAGAAGCTAAGATATGAAATACTGCTTAAAATTTCTTTTGGCGACAATACCACGAAAGATGTGCTTCTCGGTCATCTGGATGAATTTATTCAAAGGAATGAGAAACTCATTAAGGATATGAATGGTTACATAGAAGAGATTGAAGGAGCCAGCGGGCTGGATTTTGACTGCTCCTACAGCAAGCTGACAGCACTTTGCGGAATTCATATCTATACTGCTATGAAAGCCTGGGCCATAGAAGCAAAAGACATCATTGCCGCGAAAGGGGAAAAAGACCATGAGACAAAGAATCCGTAA
- a CDS encoding 5S rRNA E-loop-binding protein — protein sequence MDIITVEKRNDQLKAKQLRRKGIVPCCVYGGGLTDSISIQMEQRTADKLLRKLRLGSKVQLNLEDQNIITQIKDKYFANGKVEHIDFQALDPQTKVNSVAHIILENSDVVTGILDKMLMEIPYASLPKDMIDTVTISLEGKAVGTTITVADIPEFMNDSIDLQVDADSIILRISEKRSSAVKEEAEAAG from the coding sequence ATGGACATTATTACTGTAGAGAAACGTAATGATCAATTAAAGGCAAAGCAATTGCGAAGAAAAGGCATTGTACCTTGCTGTGTATATGGAGGCGGACTCACCGATTCTATCTCAATCCAGATGGAACAAAGAACTGCCGACAAACTGCTTCGAAAATTACGACTGGGAAGCAAGGTTCAACTTAATTTAGAGGACCAGAACATAATCACACAGATCAAGGATAAATACTTTGCCAATGGTAAAGTAGAGCATATTGATTTTCAGGCATTGGACCCACAGACAAAAGTTAACAGTGTGGCACACATCATTTTGGAAAACAGTGATGTTGTTACTGGTATCCTGGATAAAATGCTAATGGAAATCCCATACGCCTCTTTACCAAAGGATATGATTGATACAGTTACAATAAGTTTAGAAGGTAAGGCTGTTGGAACAACGATAACAGTCGCAGATATTCCCGAATTCATGAATGACAGCATTGATCTGCAGGTGGATGCAGACAGCATTATATTAAGAATATCGGAAAAGAGATCTTCCGCTGTAAAGGAAGAAGCAGAAGCAGCTGGATAA
- a CDS encoding sigma-70 family RNA polymerase sigma factor: protein MQAAIQTKQPDTYTDDSIKMYLLQAGESPLLTQQEELKLAKLSAQGNKEAKNRLVSSNLRLVISIAKKHEAYVQSLTLLDLIQEGNIGLMKAVERYDYSLGYRFSTYATWWIRQAITRGIADQDRTIRLPVHYKDDVNLVQLALRQLDHEQGFFTTQDVSDLTGFSVEKIDKIMLNSASIISLDTPIGDDNSAFLGDLIEDKTITSPEECVTDVMLKEEINKQLSSLNPREQIVLNMRFGLNGHIPHTLEEVGNHIGVTRERIRQIETRALGRLRVAKRSKYLVDFL, encoded by the coding sequence ATGCAAGCAGCAATTCAAACAAAACAACCCGATACCTATACAGACGATTCTATTAAAATGTATTTATTGCAAGCAGGTGAATCCCCTTTGCTGACACAGCAGGAAGAACTAAAGCTCGCCAAACTTTCCGCCCAGGGAAATAAGGAAGCGAAAAACCGACTTGTCAGCTCTAATCTCAGGCTTGTCATCAGCATTGCAAAAAAACATGAGGCCTATGTACAATCCTTGACCTTACTTGACTTAATTCAGGAAGGAAACATCGGCCTTATGAAAGCGGTGGAACGGTATGATTATTCCCTGGGATATCGTTTTTCCACCTACGCTACCTGGTGGATTCGGCAGGCAATCACTCGGGGAATCGCAGACCAGGACCGTACCATTCGTTTACCGGTACATTACAAAGATGACGTGAACCTGGTCCAACTCGCTCTGCGTCAGCTGGATCATGAGCAAGGATTCTTTACCACCCAGGATGTGTCTGATCTGACAGGATTTTCTGTAGAAAAGATAGACAAGATTATGTTAAATTCTGCATCCATTATCTCACTTGATACTCCCATTGGTGATGATAATTCAGCCTTTTTAGGTGATTTAATTGAAGATAAAACCATTACATCTCCCGAAGAATGTGTAACAGATGTTATGCTGAAAGAAGAAATCAATAAGCAATTATCGTCTTTAAATCCGAGGGAGCAGATCGTATTAAATATGAGATTTGGACTCAATGGACATATCCCTCATACTTTGGAGGAAGTAGGAAACCATATTGGTGTAACAAGAGAACGTATCAGGCAGATTGAGACCAGGGCCTTAGGCAGGCTTCGCGTGGCAAAACGCAGCAAATACCTGGTGGATTTTTTATAA
- a CDS encoding bifunctional transcriptional activator/DNA repair enzyme AdaA encodes MIEDEKIKKKYYDALVNKDANYDGIFFAAIKTTGVFCHATCPAKKPKYENCLFFQDAQSALLAGFRPCKRCNPLSYPHELSPLVKEIVSMVEQNPEKRWKDEDFKVLGAHPATARRQFKQAYGMTFVQYARARRMGLALQSIRLGEKVIDAQLNAGYDSASGFNDAFSKIMGNPPIKKGEINVLYAKWINTKLGPMLSISDEEFLYLLEFVDRRGLEREIERLRNRRKATILPGETKISRQIEEELNLYFENKLIHFQTPVFFLGSDFQKKVWNALLKIPAGEVSTYKKIASEIGTPDGVRAVGNANGANQLAIIIPCHRVIQTSGEIGGYGGGRERKQWLLDHEQNFHKEDL; translated from the coding sequence ATGATAGAAGATGAGAAAATCAAAAAGAAATATTATGATGCATTGGTAAATAAAGATGCCAATTATGACGGTATATTTTTCGCAGCCATTAAAACAACAGGCGTATTCTGCCATGCCACCTGTCCGGCAAAAAAGCCCAAATATGAGAATTGCCTCTTTTTTCAGGATGCTCAGTCCGCTTTACTGGCTGGTTTTAGGCCATGTAAACGCTGTAACCCTCTTTCCTATCCCCATGAGTTATCCCCTCTTGTGAAAGAGATCGTATCCATGGTGGAACAAAATCCAGAAAAGCGGTGGAAGGATGAAGACTTTAAAGTGCTGGGGGCACACCCCGCCACTGCAAGGCGGCAATTTAAACAGGCCTATGGTATGACCTTTGTCCAATATGCCAGGGCCAGACGAATGGGGCTTGCCCTGCAATCCATCCGTTTAGGGGAAAAGGTCATCGATGCTCAGCTTAATGCTGGTTATGATTCAGCCAGTGGATTTAACGATGCCTTTTCAAAAATTATGGGAAATCCACCAATTAAAAAAGGAGAGATTAACGTGCTGTACGCCAAATGGATCAATACAAAGCTTGGTCCCATGCTGAGTATTTCTGATGAAGAGTTTCTATATCTGCTTGAATTTGTTGACCGGCGCGGATTGGAGCGGGAGATTGAACGTTTAAGAAACAGGCGAAAGGCCACTATATTACCCGGAGAAACTAAGATATCAAGGCAGATAGAGGAGGAGCTGAACCTGTACTTTGAGAATAAGCTGATTCATTTTCAGACCCCTGTCTTTTTTTTAGGATCTGATTTTCAAAAGAAAGTATGGAATGCATTACTTAAAATTCCGGCAGGAGAGGTATCCACCTATAAAAAAATAGCATCTGAAATCGGCACTCCTGATGGTGTGAGAGCCGTAGGTAATGCAAATGGAGCCAATCAGCTGGCAATTATAATACCTTGTCACAGGGTGATTCAGACCAGTGGAGAGATCGGTGGCTATGGCGGAGGACGGGAGCGGAAACAATGGCTTCTGGACCATGAACAGAACTTTCATAAGGAAGATTTATAA
- a CDS encoding MBL fold metallo-hydrolase → MRLKKLTEHILYTECDSSSDRPVLGYINGEKFSVMIDAGNSANHVREYNSLIENHGLKKPKYCIITHWHWDHTFGMHALEAETIAHFKTSDELARMSSWVWNDLKMKERLRTGEEIPFADEHIRAEYENLDEIKVAPAVLTFAQKIVIDLGGVTCECLHLTSAHSEDSVAILVPEENIIFLGDVYNDDFYQNHYRDLEKTKLLYEELSAIPFELAVVGHSEPVRKSEILNFLQKFL, encoded by the coding sequence ATGAGACTGAAAAAGTTAACAGAACATATTTTATATACGGAATGCGATTCCAGCAGCGATCGTCCTGTATTAGGATATATTAATGGGGAAAAGTTTTCTGTTATGATTGACGCGGGGAATTCAGCAAACCATGTGAGAGAGTACAATTCTCTGATTGAAAATCATGGACTTAAAAAACCGAAGTACTGCATTATTACACATTGGCATTGGGATCATACCTTTGGTATGCATGCTCTGGAAGCAGAAACAATTGCACACTTTAAAACAAGTGATGAGTTGGCAAGAATGTCTTCCTGGGTCTGGAATGATTTAAAGATGAAGGAGCGGCTGCGAACCGGAGAAGAGATCCCATTTGCCGATGAGCATATAAGGGCGGAATATGAAAATTTAGATGAGATTAAAGTAGCACCTGCCGTTTTGACCTTTGCTCAAAAAATTGTAATCGACTTAGGTGGAGTTACCTGTGAATGCTTGCATTTAACATCAGCTCATAGCGAGGATTCCGTGGCAATATTAGTACCAGAAGAAAACATTATATTCCTTGGGGATGTCTACAATGATGATTTTTATCAGAATCATTACAGGGATTTGGAGAAAACAAAACTGCTTTATGAGGAACTTAGTGCGATACCGTTTGAGCTTGCAGTGGTAGGTCATAGTGAACCTGTAAGGAAAAGCGAAATTCTTAACTTTCTTCAAAAATTTTTATAG
- a CDS encoding HPr family phosphocarrier protein, with protein MEIVTVTVTNPFGLHARPASLLSIFIKDFASDIMVYKNGDSSGKINAKSVLSVMDLNASMGDELTFEACGEDEEKAIRAIEGFAKNGFGE; from the coding sequence ATGGAGATAGTTACTGTAACTGTAACAAACCCATTTGGTCTGCATGCAAGGCCAGCCAGCCTTTTGTCAATATTTATCAAAGACTTTGCAAGCGATATTATGGTCTATAAAAATGGAGACTCTTCCGGGAAGATCAATGCGAAAAGCGTCCTTTCCGTAATGGATCTAAATGCATCTATGGGGGATGAACTGACCTTTGAAGCTTGTGGAGAAGATGAGGAGAAAGCAATCCGGGCAATTGAAGGATTTGCAAAAAACGGTTTCGGAGAATAG
- a CDS encoding beta-L-arabinofuranosidase domain-containing protein, producing MLFEEESVSIMSEGSGLNEFDMEQVIITDSYYVNALEKDLNYILSLDVDRLLAGYQAVSDGKDPKNTSGIHLYGGWEGGWSLLRGHTLGHYLTAMAQAFKQTRKNDPSRNAQIKQKLDYAISQLKKFQDKSKNGYLFASFEVHFDIIEGKATGDNWVPWYTMHKLIAGLVDVYRYEGNATALSVAERLGDWAYKRTSAWDRSLQTKVLNVEYGGMNDCLYELYKYSRNPNHLAAAHKFDEDSLFTAIGSGRNVLENLHANTQIPKFVGALNRYRTLGGSESFYLNAAAQFFATVVRDHTYVTGGNSENERFRAPLKLDATRNNINNESCNTYNMLKLARELFKVTGDVKYADYYENAFINEVMSAINPETGMTTYFKPMGTGYFKLFGTETNSFWCCTGSGMENYTKLNDSLYFYSGNDLYVNMYISSELNWIGKNFSLTQNSDIPQSEKAVFTINTAPGSAVTIKFRVPSWIAEGKNITIKINNTVFYGVKKDGYVDISRVFRSGDQIELNLPMEIKASRLPDNKQAVAFQYGPVVLSAGLGTEKMVSASHMASAKATIPDGVMIKDYILIKDTSVDAWIAGLKNNLVQKPGKFEFTLRNTDEDNRLKFTPHYKRYTDRYGIYFILSAIDSPEFQESIKNSKNAAKKLEATIDEVQVTNDQHELVHNLQGNSSGGSFGGYNYRHVHGTADGQGWFSYDMSVNPSVTNYISAKYYSGDAGRTFNVFVDNRLLVQETIQAKTPTGFYDVRYQIPKDWLNGKSKITVKFSNRGNSYVGGVFDTLSILKDYNSNASLKSITVNGTEAGLSEDSYKSYVNRDVEYADLKFTPERSHALVYVNNILIDDTAVRRVTLTSDTTVFELKVVAEDGNTKTYTLSIIKA from the coding sequence ATGTTGTTTGAAGAAGAAAGTGTTTCAATTATGTCAGAGGGTTCCGGTTTGAATGAGTTTGATATGGAGCAGGTGATTATTACAGATTCCTATTATGTGAATGCCCTTGAAAAGGATTTAAATTACATTCTTTCTCTGGATGTTGACCGTCTCCTGGCAGGCTATCAGGCTGTTTCAGATGGAAAGGATCCTAAAAACACATCAGGCATTCATTTATACGGAGGCTGGGAAGGCGGCTGGAGCTTATTAAGGGGACATACTCTGGGGCATTACCTGACTGCCATGGCCCAGGCTTTTAAGCAGACAAGAAAAAATGATCCCAGCCGGAATGCACAGATCAAACAGAAGCTGGATTATGCCATAAGCCAACTGAAAAAGTTTCAGGATAAGAGCAAAAATGGTTATTTATTCGCGTCCTTTGAAGTGCATTTTGATATTATTGAAGGAAAAGCCACAGGAGATAACTGGGTTCCGTGGTATACCATGCACAAACTAATCGCAGGTCTTGTGGATGTTTATCGTTATGAAGGAAATGCAACTGCCTTATCAGTTGCAGAGAGGCTGGGGGATTGGGCCTATAAAAGAACCTCTGCATGGGACCGTTCTCTTCAAACGAAAGTGCTGAATGTGGAATATGGCGGAATGAACGATTGTTTATATGAGCTTTATAAATATTCGAGGAATCCTAATCACTTGGCAGCCGCTCATAAATTCGATGAAGATTCCTTATTTACTGCCATCGGAAGCGGACGGAATGTACTGGAAAACCTCCATGCCAATACTCAGATTCCGAAATTTGTTGGTGCATTGAACCGTTATCGTACCCTGGGAGGAAGTGAAAGCTTTTATTTGAATGCAGCCGCTCAGTTTTTTGCTACTGTAGTAAGAGATCATACCTATGTGACCGGAGGAAACAGCGAGAATGAACGCTTCCGGGCACCTTTAAAGCTGGACGCCACAAGAAATAACATTAACAATGAATCCTGTAATACCTACAACATGTTAAAGCTTGCAAGAGAATTATTTAAGGTCACCGGGGATGTAAAATATGCGGATTATTATGAGAATGCATTTATCAATGAAGTCATGTCAGCCATCAATCCGGAAACAGGAATGACAACTTATTTTAAACCCATGGGAACCGGATATTTTAAGTTATTTGGAACGGAAACAAATTCATTCTGGTGCTGTACCGGCAGCGGGATGGAGAATTATACGAAATTAAATGACAGTCTTTATTTTTATAGTGGCAATGATCTATACGTAAATATGTATATAAGCTCAGAACTGAATTGGATCGGGAAAAACTTCTCACTTACCCAGAATTCCGATATTCCACAATCTGAGAAGGCAGTATTTACTATAAATACAGCACCAGGGTCCGCAGTTACCATTAAATTCAGGGTGCCCTCCTGGATTGCAGAGGGTAAAAACATTACCATTAAGATAAATAATACGGTATTCTATGGGGTAAAAAAGGATGGGTATGTGGATATCAGCAGAGTCTTTCGGTCTGGAGATCAGATTGAACTCAATCTTCCCATGGAGATTAAGGCATCAAGACTTCCTGATAATAAACAGGCAGTTGCTTTCCAATATGGACCAGTCGTTTTAAGTGCAGGCCTTGGAACCGAAAAGATGGTATCTGCATCTCATATGGCATCTGCAAAGGCAACCATACCTGATGGCGTTATGATAAAAGACTATATTTTAATAAAGGATACATCTGTAGATGCATGGATTGCAGGCTTAAAAAACAATCTGGTACAAAAGCCAGGAAAGTTTGAATTTACCTTAAGAAATACAGATGAAGACAACCGGTTAAAATTCACCCCCCATTATAAAAGGTATACTGACCGGTATGGGATTTATTTTATATTGTCAGCCATTGATTCTCCGGAATTTCAGGAGAGTATCAAAAACAGCAAGAACGCAGCCAAAAAACTAGAAGCGACCATTGATGAAGTTCAAGTCACCAACGATCAGCATGAATTGGTCCATAATTTACAGGGCAATTCCTCTGGCGGTTCCTTTGGCGGATATAATTACCGCCATGTCCATGGAACAGCCGATGGGCAGGGCTGGTTTAGCTATGATATGAGCGTCAATCCCTCGGTGACCAACTATATCAGTGCAAAGTATTATAGCGGTGATGCAGGAAGAACCTTTAATGTATTCGTGGATAATCGTCTGTTGGTGCAGGAAACGATACAGGCGAAAACCCCCACAGGCTTTTATGACGTCCGCTATCAGATTCCTAAAGATTGGCTGAATGGTAAATCCAAAATCACAGTGAAGTTCTCCAACCGGGGAAACAGCTATGTTGGAGGTGTATTTGATACGTTATCCATTCTAAAGGATTATAACAGCAATGCCAGCTTAAAAAGCATTACAGTAAATGGAACAGAAGCTGGTTTATCAGAAGACTCCTATAAAAGCTATGTAAATAGAGATGTGGAATACGCGGATTTAAAATTCACGCCGGAACGCAGTCATGCTCTCGTCTATGTGAATAATATTTTAATTGATGATACGGCTGTCAGACGGGTCACTTTGACCTCAGATACAACTGTATTCGAACTTAAAGTTGTTGCAGAAGATGGAAATACGAAAACATATACATTAAGTATCATAAAAGCATAA
- a CDS encoding non-reducing end alpha-L-arabinofuranosidase family hydrolase, giving the protein MKKSMSATAIANPTWYVDERVIFHGQARPYDYYGAKDPTIVYYGGKYHVFYTGANQGGGWQMLYTSASTLSGLKNAPRTYMSSIGENYFCAPQVFYFEPKKLWYLIYQDGTFGAAYATTSNIADPKSWSGPKSLGMSGNMGWDYYVICDNSYAYMYNTPSDGSGKLYVRRTSLANFPNGWGAPSVALGDTFEGANVYKSLADGKYYLTIEDQKDGRYYELWTSNSAGGPWNKVAEKWAWRGNLSYKADRWTTNVSHGEIIRAGYNQKMEINNIDRVEFLIQGTNSLSGPYQQIIWDLGVIRNYK; this is encoded by the coding sequence ATGAAAAAATCAATGAGTGCAACAGCGATAGCAAACCCAACATGGTATGTAGATGAGAGAGTTATTTTCCATGGCCAGGCAAGACCTTATGATTATTATGGTGCAAAAGATCCTACCATCGTGTATTATGGAGGTAAGTATCATGTATTTTATACTGGCGCCAATCAGGGCGGTGGCTGGCAGATGCTTTATACGTCAGCATCCACCCTTTCAGGCCTTAAGAATGCTCCCCGCACCTATATGAGTTCTATTGGAGAGAACTATTTTTGTGCACCTCAGGTATTTTATTTCGAACCAAAGAAATTATGGTATCTGATTTATCAGGATGGCACATTTGGTGCAGCGTATGCCACAACATCAAATATTGCAGATCCTAAATCCTGGTCAGGACCAAAATCCTTAGGCATGTCAGGAAATATGGGTTGGGATTATTATGTTATTTGTGATAACTCCTATGCATATATGTATAATACACCAAGTGATGGTTCTGGAAAATTGTATGTAAGAAGAACTTCACTCGCTAATTTCCCTAACGGCTGGGGAGCTCCATCCGTTGCATTAGGGGATACCTTTGAAGGCGCAAACGTCTATAAATCCTTAGCAGATGGTAAGTATTACCTGACGATTGAGGATCAAAAGGATGGACGTTACTATGAATTATGGACATCCAATAGTGCAGGAGGACCATGGAATAAGGTTGCTGAGAAGTGGGCGTGGAGAGGTAATTTAAGCTACAAAGCAGACAGATGGACCACCAATGTATCCCACGGTGAAATTATCCGTGCAGGCTATAATCAGAAGATGGAAATAAACAATATAGACCGAGTTGAGTTTTTGATTCAAGGTACGAACAGCCTGTCAGGGCCTTATCAGCAGATCATCTGGGATTTAGGAGTTATCAGAAATTACAAGTGA